From one Formosa sediminum genomic stretch:
- a CDS encoding DUF1963 domain-containing protein → MEKYDLYKKEAYLRSVMLPSIKIVGENRSKENVGLSKQGGYPEVPEDFEWPKHEFGDYRFALQINLSEIKFEMPLPKTGMLSFFIANDDDKNVFFGAKDYAKVYHFEEGTPLKTYINPNLDYFYVDHCIRIDLQENVDIPYREELHKDKGLNKRQLDYVCSKVPDMVSKKTFSYLFGYPYYNTLAYDPRKTDEWTSLLTLRWNNVFSWDWDMDEFLMFFIEKDKLAKGDFSNIRTDLG, encoded by the coding sequence TTGGAAAAATACGATTTATATAAAAAAGAAGCGTATTTAAGATCCGTAATGTTACCCTCTATTAAAATAGTAGGAGAAAATCGCAGTAAAGAAAATGTAGGTTTAAGTAAACAAGGAGGCTATCCAGAAGTGCCTGAAGATTTTGAATGGCCTAAACACGAGTTTGGCGATTATCGTTTTGCATTACAAATTAATTTAAGTGAAATTAAATTTGAAATGCCACTACCAAAAACAGGAATGTTAAGCTTTTTTATAGCTAATGATGATGATAAAAATGTATTTTTTGGAGCAAAAGATTATGCAAAAGTCTATCATTTTGAAGAAGGTACTCCCTTAAAAACCTATATAAATCCTAATTTAGATTACTTCTATGTAGATCATTGTATACGAATTGATTTGCAAGAGAATGTAGATATACCTTACAGAGAAGAGTTACATAAAGACAAAGGATTAAATAAAAGACAACTAGATTACGTATGCAGTAAAGTACCAGATATGGTAAGCAAAAAAACATTTAGTTATTTATTTGGATACCCATATTACAACACCTTAGCTTATGATCCGCGTAAAACAGATGAGTGGACGTCGTTACTTACGTTACGATGGAATAATGTTTTTTCTTGGGACTGGGATATGGATGAGTTTTTAATGTTTTTTATTGAAAAAGATAAACTTGCCAAAGGTGACTTCTCTAACATAAGAACCGATTTAGGATAA
- a CDS encoding DUF2262 domain-containing protein, whose translation MKITKDTLKKDSRSEDCYRTTIESDQKKIDVSLNLEDISLEEMIALGNSFFEDFEDKKNKATDEIVSAFYENYNENWADEDNGYPELSKQEFREKLTITAIHFYAKDLIDVVYNEDGMFGNHYLIAQSYDGENFDDTTMFG comes from the coding sequence ATGAAAATAACAAAAGATACGCTCAAAAAAGATTCACGGAGTGAAGATTGTTATAGGACAACAATTGAATCAGATCAGAAAAAAATTGATGTCAGTCTAAATTTAGAAGACATTAGTTTAGAGGAAATGATTGCTTTAGGAAATTCATTTTTTGAAGATTTTGAAGATAAAAAGAACAAAGCCACAGATGAAATCGTAAGTGCGTTTTACGAAAATTATAATGAAAACTGGGCCGATGAAGATAATGGATATCCAGAGTTAAGCAAGCAAGAATTCAGAGAGAAGTTAACGATAACAGCTATTCATTTTTACGCCAAAGATTTAATAGACGTTGTTTATAATGAAGATGGTATGTTCGGGAATCATTATTTAATTGCACAATCTTATGACGGTGAAAACTTTGACGATACCACAATGTTTGGATAA
- a CDS encoding DUF1963 domain-containing protein → MTVEDLKNKISKPVTKFTTGGFRPKNTIEESWIGKVFAYHDDEDIPLDKNGNPMFPLAQFYLPNLPYVHPSLKHKKLITVFVSAEWPECFEDMGDHWLLREYDSLDRIKIKNLETPNAVVKPFPLQAELDNNDFPLWDGGGLSLEDEDEVLKLENEGIIDDYFDITDHIYNHKIGGYPSFCQSGIGDAEGFGEGFQFVFQIVSDYKANLNVVDGGSLMFAKNNNTNQWSLYYDFY, encoded by the coding sequence ATGACTGTAGAAGACCTAAAAAATAAAATATCTAAACCCGTTACTAAATTTACGACCGGTGGTTTTAGACCAAAAAACACTATTGAAGAAAGTTGGATAGGTAAAGTCTTTGCGTATCACGACGACGAAGACATTCCGTTAGATAAAAACGGCAATCCAATGTTTCCGTTGGCGCAATTTTACCTACCTAATTTGCCATACGTTCATCCAAGTCTTAAGCATAAAAAACTCATCACTGTTTTTGTTTCCGCAGAATGGCCAGAGTGTTTTGAAGACATGGGAGACCATTGGCTTCTTAGAGAATATGACAGTCTAGACCGTATCAAAATTAAAAACTTAGAAACTCCTAATGCGGTTGTAAAACCTTTTCCGCTACAAGCAGAATTAGATAACAATGATTTTCCGTTATGGGATGGCGGCGGTTTATCTCTAGAAGATGAAGATGAAGTTTTAAAACTAGAAAATGAAGGCATTATTGATGATTATTTTGATATCACCGACCACATCTACAATCATAAAATAGGTGGTTACCCTTCTTTTTGTCAATCTGGAATTGGTGATGCAGAGGGCTTTGGTGAAGGTTTTCAGTTTGTGTTTCAAATTGTATCAGATTATAAAGCAAATTTAAACGTGGTAGATGGTGGTAGCTTAATGTTCGCCAAAAACAACAATACCAACCAATGGAGTTTGTATTACGATTTTTATTAA
- a CDS encoding endonuclease V, which produces MILAFDTYYYDGKAKTIAVSFNEWEDEVPTQIYTDIIEDVAPYESGSFYKRELPCILSLLKQVNLDEVELIIVDGYVILEEKHLGLGGYLYQALDHKIPIVGIAKSEFVSKTSVFKEVCRGESKKPLYVTAIGTDRDEVCNAIERMHGKHRMPTLLQIVDTKTKENTKN; this is translated from the coding sequence ATGATACTCGCTTTTGATACGTATTATTACGACGGAAAAGCCAAAACCATTGCGGTAAGCTTTAACGAATGGGAAGATGAAGTTCCAACGCAAATTTACACGGATATTATTGAAGATGTAGCACCATACGAATCAGGTTCTTTTTATAAACGCGAATTGCCGTGTATTTTAAGTCTACTTAAACAAGTGAATTTAGATGAGGTAGAATTAATTATTGTAGATGGGTATGTGATTCTAGAAGAAAAACACTTGGGTTTAGGTGGCTATTTGTACCAAGCTTTAGACCATAAAATTCCGATTGTTGGTATTGCAAAATCTGAGTTTGTGTCTAAAACGTCTGTATTTAAGGAAGTATGTCGTGGCGAAAGTAAAAAACCATTGTATGTCACGGCTATTGGTACAGATAGAGATGAGGTTTGTAACGCCATAGAACGTATGCACGGTAAACACCGAATGCCAACATTACTACAGATTGTAGATACTAAAACAAAAGAAAATACGAAGAACTAA
- a CDS encoding DUF4168 domain-containing protein has translation MIKSLKTSVLLLFVCVSTTLMAQEQDVSDKELGQFADAFTEVQIQNQKSQQKMIAVIKEEGLEVERFNEIQQAVMDPNKESDATEAEKEKHENATIKLEKMQPEIEKEVIASIESTGISINDYESLAAKIQQDQGLQQRLQAIIVKRQGDKS, from the coding sequence ATGATCAAATCATTAAAAACTAGTGTTTTATTATTATTTGTCTGTGTGTCAACCACGCTAATGGCCCAAGAACAAGACGTTTCTGATAAGGAATTGGGGCAATTTGCTGATGCCTTTACAGAGGTTCAAATTCAAAATCAGAAATCTCAACAGAAAATGATAGCCGTAATTAAAGAAGAAGGTCTAGAGGTAGAGCGCTTTAATGAAATTCAACAGGCAGTTATGGATCCAAATAAAGAATCGGATGCTACGGAAGCTGAAAAAGAAAAGCATGAAAATGCAACAATTAAATTGGAAAAAATGCAACCTGAAATTGAAAAAGAGGTTATTGCGAGTATAGAATCTACAGGAATTTCTATAAATGATTACGAGTCTCTTGCTGCAAAAATTCAACAAGATCAAGGCCTTCAACAACGATTACAAGCTATTATTGTAAAGCGTCAAGGAGATAAGTCTTAA
- a CDS encoding disease resistance family protein yields MDFKIEYLSSYYKNVKTAPKYPEAFLYELFLVGKISRDEIIVTEITETLKRFGTPELNAAFNTRNKLPEDGENSGKVLNTLLKFGLKDPLFPVGKLYTMLEFSRLSIRDEAIAELLEKQPDLISRLNGITHLTIEDVFSNGLPKEICDITSLTALEIEGNYQYLPSHIGNLNRLEKLSLELPQLASFPESFWSLKNIKELELSDITTDFQESLQLEKLTKLEELGFYEVNLKDTSQLKLPASLKELDFIRLEHLTKLPASISTLVNLEKFNLFKCPNLIEIPNGFNQLDKLFVLKFKAIPLIKTIADHQIFTKSCEYITLDDSLEIVPGNTPILNTELLVRDVKILNYVLSHPERFTHLEKIIIQYITDFSAVTLGFGQLNTLKAIDIHQGSQMETLFQDIEKCKQLNYLKLYGASIESISEGLKDLKHLDYVSFNSCRELVLNAANLPSKIKELHVFDIQEYVASEKLLETEQAYFGNLAIEEPKVLFSNLITKSLHFSGINECENTQEDLTQYLPKPKLLTTLKAYTNTGHFKDILLYCINLEHLHLDNNEASLVPLTSKPAPQLKYFKLDFYKGDNLESIIKNMPNLEGLNMAHYDVSTTFPKVTLPNLKALDLSYTSFETLETLEAPALESLYIALSYQFGMQGYAKLNQFKALQKLTLLGIGDDVNSIPESITELKLTEFLIGHKYEVLPEYIQQIKTLKTLSLGGNDFIDLPTWIADLPHLERLDIDGCKFENAVPEYFQKLKLKELKYYISGFDGYNMNPKKYNNLITPGYTELKKEFSKEANV; encoded by the coding sequence ATGGATTTTAAAATAGAATATCTTAGTAGTTATTATAAAAATGTAAAGACTGCACCCAAATACCCAGAAGCCTTTTTATACGAGCTTTTTTTAGTAGGAAAAATCTCTAGAGACGAAATTATAGTTACAGAAATTACAGAAACCTTAAAGCGTTTTGGTACACCAGAACTTAATGCTGCTTTTAATACCCGAAATAAGCTGCCTGAAGATGGTGAAAATTCAGGGAAGGTTTTAAACACCTTACTTAAGTTCGGACTAAAAGACCCATTGTTTCCTGTTGGGAAACTTTACACTATGCTAGAGTTTTCAAGACTTTCTATTAGAGATGAGGCGATTGCAGAACTACTTGAAAAGCAACCTGATCTTATTTCACGTTTAAACGGTATTACCCATCTAACAATAGAAGATGTGTTTTCCAACGGTTTGCCAAAAGAAATTTGTGATATTACCTCTTTAACAGCTTTAGAAATTGAAGGCAACTACCAGTATTTACCCAGCCATATTGGAAATTTAAACCGTTTAGAAAAGCTTAGTTTGGAGTTACCACAATTGGCTTCATTTCCAGAATCGTTTTGGTCTTTAAAAAATATAAAAGAACTAGAATTAAGTGATATTACAACAGATTTTCAAGAATCACTTCAACTAGAAAAACTCACCAAATTAGAAGAATTAGGTTTCTACGAAGTCAATTTAAAAGACACGTCTCAACTTAAACTGCCTGCTAGTTTAAAAGAATTAGATTTTATAAGACTAGAGCACCTCACAAAACTGCCTGCTAGTATTTCTACACTTGTAAACCTTGAAAAATTCAACTTATTTAAATGTCCAAATCTTATTGAAATTCCTAACGGATTCAATCAATTAGATAAACTTTTTGTTCTTAAGTTTAAAGCCATCCCTTTAATTAAAACCATCGCAGACCATCAAATATTTACCAAGAGCTGCGAATACATCACTTTAGATGATAGTTTAGAAATTGTACCAGGAAATACGCCAATTTTAAATACAGAATTATTAGTTAGAGATGTAAAAATCTTAAACTACGTATTATCGCATCCAGAACGTTTTACGCATCTAGAAAAAATAATAATTCAATACATCACAGATTTTTCTGCTGTAACGCTCGGCTTTGGGCAATTAAACACACTTAAAGCTATCGATATTCATCAAGGAAGTCAAATGGAAACCTTGTTTCAAGATATTGAAAAATGTAAGCAACTCAATTATTTAAAATTGTACGGCGCCAGTATAGAAAGTATTTCGGAAGGTTTAAAAGACCTGAAACATTTAGACTATGTAAGTTTCAATAGCTGTCGTGAATTAGTATTGAATGCTGCTAATTTACCTTCTAAAATTAAAGAATTGCACGTATTCGACATACAAGAATATGTTGCTTCAGAAAAATTATTAGAAACAGAACAGGCTTATTTTGGGAATTTAGCGATTGAAGAACCTAAGGTTTTATTTAGCAACTTAATAACTAAATCGCTACATTTTTCAGGTATTAATGAATGCGAAAATACGCAAGAAGATTTAACGCAATACTTACCAAAACCAAAACTATTAACCACACTAAAAGCTTATACAAATACCGGTCATTTTAAAGATATACTTCTCTATTGTATAAACTTAGAGCATTTACATTTAGATAATAATGAAGCTAGTCTTGTGCCTTTAACGTCTAAACCTGCGCCTCAATTAAAATATTTTAAATTAGATTTTTATAAAGGCGACAACTTAGAATCTATTATTAAAAACATGCCCAATTTAGAGGGCTTAAATATGGCACATTATGACGTTTCAACTACGTTTCCTAAAGTAACGTTGCCGAATTTAAAAGCTTTAGATTTAAGTTATACCTCTTTTGAAACACTGGAAACCTTAGAAGCTCCGGCTTTAGAATCTTTATACATCGCTTTAAGTTACCAATTTGGAATGCAAGGGTATGCGAAATTAAATCAGTTTAAAGCTTTACAAAAACTAACCCTTTTGGGCATTGGTGATGATGTAAATAGCATTCCTGAAAGTATTACGGAACTAAAGCTTACCGAATTTTTAATAGGTCACAAATACGAGGTTTTACCAGAATACATTCAGCAAATTAAAACTTTAAAAACCTTATCCTTAGGCGGAAATGACTTTATAGATTTACCTACTTGGATAGCCGATTTACCCCATTTAGAACGCTTAGATATTGATGGTTGTAAGTTTGAAAATGCCGTACCAGAATACTTTCAGAAACTAAAACTGAAAGAACTAAAATATTATATCTCTGGTTTTGATGGCTATAATATGAATCCAAAAAAATACAACAACTTAATAACGCCAGGTTATACCGAATTGAAAAAAGAGTTTAGTAAAGAAGCCAATGTCTAA